The following nucleotide sequence is from Gemmatimonadota bacterium.
TCCCCGAGCGTGCCGATCAGGTTGGTCATCACCGTGCGGGGTGCCGACAGCGCGGTCGAGCCCAGCGGCAGCCCGGTGACGGCGCGCAGGTGGTTCTCGAACTGCGACGTGACCGCGCCGTCCTGCGACCAGTGCCCGGAGTTGTGCACGCGTGGCGCCACCTCGTTGGCGAGCAGCGTGTCGCCCACCTGGAAGAGCTCGATGGCGAGGACGCCCACGTAGTCCAGGCGCTCCAGCAACGCGCGGGCGTATCCCTGGGCCGTCTCCTCCAGGGCCGGGGTCACACCGGGCGCGGGCGCGAGCGTGCGGCGCAGGATGCCGTCCTCATGGTGGTTCTCCACGAGGGGATAGAAGGCCACGTTCCCGTCGAGGGCGCGCACAGCCACGATCGAGAGCTCGCGATCGAACGGCACCACGCGCTCGGCGATGCAGGGCCGGCCTCCGAGCGACTCCCAGACGGAGTGCACGTCGCCGTGTGCGCGCAGCGCCGACTGACCCTTCCCGTCGTAGCCCATGCGCCGCGTCTTGAGCAGCACCGGCAGACCGAGCGCGCGGGCGGCCTCGGAGAGGTCCTCCGCCGAGTCGACCGGGTGCCAGGGCGCCACGGGCACGTCGACGGCCTCGAGGCCCTGCTTCTCCTTCACCCGGTCCTGCGCGAACGCCAGGGCGTCGGGGGTGGGGCGGACGGGCACGCGCTCCGCCAGCCTCCGCGCCGCGTGCACCGGCACGTTCTCGAACTCGTACGTCACCACGTCGAGTCCTTCGGCGAACGCGTCCAGCGCGGGCTCGTCCTCCCAGGAGGCGCGCACGATCTCTCCCAGCTCGGAGACCGGAGGACGGGCCGCCGCCTCGAAGAAGCGGAACGTCAGGCCCAACGGCCGGCCCGCCAGCGCGAGCATGCGCCCGAGCTGGCCGCCCCCCAACACGCCGACCCTCATGGCGCCGGCTGCGTGGGGTCGGGATCGGCGAGCACGGCCTCGGTGCGTCGGGCGCGCCACGCGCGCACCCGCTCGCGGATCTCGGGATGACGGATGCCGAGGATCCCGGCCGCCAGCAGCGCGGCATTCTCCGCTCCGGCCTTCCCGATCGCCAGCGTCCCCACCGGGACGCCGCCCGGCATCTGGACGATGGACAGCAGCGAATCGAGCCCGTGGAGCGCACGGCTCTCGACCGGAACCCCCAGCACGGGGAGCACGGTCTTGGACGCGACCATGCCCGGGAGGTGGGCCGCGCCCCCCGCACCGGCGATGATGACCTCCAGGCCGCGGTCCTCGGCGCCGCCCGCGTACTCGAAGAGCAGGTCGGGCGTGCGGTGGGCCGACACCACGCGGACCTCATGCGGGACCGCCAGCTCCTCCAGCCGTTCCACGGCGTGGCGGAGCGTCTCCCAGTCCGACCTCGATCCCATGATCACGCCGACCAACGCCGCGTCCTGCATGCCGTCCGGCTCGCTTTCCGGGAGGGGAAAACGTGGAGGTTCGCCGCCTCGGCCCGCCCGGTCAAGGCAGCCTCAGCGCCCCGGCGGCATGGCCGATGCTACCTTGGGAGCGGCCCCCCCTTGTTCCACCCGAACACCCTGCGCCGACGAATGACCACGACCGCCGCACGGCCGCCCTGGCCCGACGACCGACCGGAGCTCGATCCCCTGCTCCCCATCCTCTACGTGGTGTGGGCGGATGGCAGCCTGACCGCGGACGAGCTGGAACGGGTGCGCACCCGCATCCGCGCGGACGTGGCGCTCTCGGAGCGGGACGTCTCCTTCGTCGACGCGTGGCTGGACCCGACCCAGCCGCCTACGCCCGACGAGCTGGCGGACGTGCGGGAGCGGATCCGCCGGCTGCACCCGGACGGCGCTGCCGCGGGCTCGTTGACGGGGCTCGGGCTGGCCGGCGCGGGGGCCGAGGCCGGCGGCTGGAGCGAGCCCGGGGCCCGGCGGGCGCTGGCCGACGTGGAAGCCCTGCTGGGGGTGGCGGGAGGCGAGGCCGCTCGCGCGCTCGTCGCGGACGATGCGCGGCCGGACGCACCGCCGCGCGAGACCGCGCAGAGCTTCGACGCGGCGGCGCTGCACGCCTACCTGGACGCCGACCACGGCGCGCTGCGGCGCCGACTGCTGACGCGGATGGCGCACCCCGACTTCCGCACCGACCCCGATGCGCCGCGAGCCGACTACCGGGCGCAGGTCCTGGAGCGCGTGCGCACGCTGGCGCAGGAAGGGTGGGGCGCGCTGGCGTTTCCGGCCGAGTACGGGGGGGCCGACGATCGTGCGGGTGCCGTGGCCGCGTTCGAGACGCTCGCGTTCGGCGACCTGAGCGTGCTGGTCAAGTACGGCGTGCAGTTCGGGCTCTTCGGTGGCAGCATCCTCAACCTGGGCACGCGTCGGCACCACGAGACCTTCCTGCGCGTGACGGGCACGCTCGATCTGCCCGGCTGCTACGCGATGTCGGAGAGCCGACACGGCTCCAACGTGCGCGACGTGGAGACCACCGCCACCTACGACGCCGCCACGCAGGAGTTCATCGTCCACACGCCGCACCCCCTGGCCCGCAAGGACTGGATCGGCAACGCCGCCCTGCACGGCCGCCTGGCGACCGTCTTCGCGCAGCTCATCAGCGGCGGACGGCGCTACGGCGTGCACGCCTTCCTGGTGTGGATCCGCGACGAGGCCGGACGGACCCTGCCGGGCGTCACCATCGAGGACTGCGGCGCCAAGGTGGGGCTGAACGGCGTGGACAACGGCCGCATCTCCTTCGATCACGTGCGCATCTCGCGCGACAACCTGCTCGACCGCTTCGCGACGATGTCGCCGTCCGGTGAATACGCCAGTCCCATCGCGAGCGAGGGCCGGCGCTTCTTCACGATGCTGGGCACGCTGGTGGCCGGCCGTGTGAGCGTGGCGGCCGCGGCGGTGTCGGCGAGCAAGAGCGCGCTCGCCATCGGGATCCGCTACGCGGCCTACCGCCGCCAGTTCGGTCCCGACGGTCATGCGGAGCGGCCCATCCTGGACTATCTGGCGCTGCAGCGCACCCTGCTCCCGCGGCTGGCCACGACCTACGGGCTGCACTTCGCCGTGCGCGACCTGCAGCGCCGCTTCGCCACGGGCGGCGAGGACGAACAACCCGAGATCGAGGTCCTGGCCGCCGGCCTCAAGGCGGTGGCCTCCACGCACAACCTGGAGACCCTCCAGGCGTGTCGGGAAGCCTGCGGCGGCCAGGGCTATCTGGCCGAGAACCGCTTCGGCCGTCTGCGCGACGACACGGACGTGTTCACCACGTTCGAGGGCGCGAACCTGGTCCTCCTGCAGCTCGTGGCCAAAGGGCTGCTGTCGCAGTACCGGCGCGACATGGGCGACCTGAACGTCTGGGGCATCGTGCGCCACCTGGCGGAGCGCGCCGGCACACGCATGGCGTCCCTGAACCCGGTGACGGCGCGGCGCACGGACGAGGACCATCTGCTCGATCCCGACTTCCACCAGGCCGTGCTGGACTGGAGGGCCGAGCGCCTGCTGTCCACGGTGGCCGCGCGTCTGAAGGCGCGGATCGACGACGGCACCGACAGCTTCGACGCCCTCAACGAGGTGCAGGACCACGTGGTGGAGCTGGCGCTCGCGCACATGGATCGCGTGATCCTGGCCCGCTTCCATGAAGGTGTGCTGCGGGCGCCCGCGCCAGGCCTCTCCGAGGTGCTGAAGACGCTCTACGAGCTGTACGCGCTCTCGACGCTGGAGCGGCACCGGGGCTGGTTCCTGGAGAGCGGGCTCATGGAGGCGGGAAAGACGCAGGCCATCCGCGCGCTCGTCAACGCGCGCTGCCGCGACCTGGCCGAGCACGCCGTCCTGCTGGTGGACGCCTTCGGCATCCCCGACGCGCTGCTCGAGGCCCCGGCCGCCTTCATGGGCCGTGATGCGCGGGCGTGAGCACGCGACCCGCGGGCGTGGGCACGCGACCCGCGGGGGCACGGACCCGCGACCCGCGGGCGTGGACGCGCGACGCGGGGGCCTGGACCCGCGCTCCGCGGGCCTGGACCCGCCCTCCGCGCGCCTGGACACGCCCTCCGTGAATCCCTGATCGGCCCCGTTCCGTCCTGGAAGAGACCATGACCACGATCCTACGCCGTCTCCTGCGCCTCGTCCTGGACTGGCTGCGCACCCGCGTCTGACGCGAGGTGGCGCAGGCCGGGCTCCAGGAACAGGACCAGGCCGAAGACCACCAGCACGTTGGTGACGAGGAAGAACGTCGCCTCCTCCACGGGAAGGCCGGCGGGATTCCAGCCGAGCGTATGCCGCTCGGAGATGGTCCAGATCCCGTCCGCGATGGCGATCCGGTCCGCGATCCACAGCCAGAGCGTGGGGACCACCACGCCCGGCAGCGTGGCCGCCTTCCAGCGCCAGATCAGGTCTCCCTTCAGCGCCCATAGCACGCCCAGCATGGGCACCGCCCACACGAGGATCAGGCCCAGGTAGGTGCCTTCCTCACGCTGGAGCAGCGCGGCACCGATCGCCGTCCAGGCGAGCGCCACCGCCACCCCGGCCCGCTTGATGACGCGCGGCGCGCGCTCCAGCGGCGGCCAGGGGCTTTCCTCCAGCAGGCGCGCCAGGAAGCGGTAGAAGATCATCCCCGTCAGCAGCGGCTGCAGCACGAAGAACGCGTACTCCTCGTAGGGCACGCCCCACAACGCGCCCAGCACGCGCTCGGGTCCGTAGCCCCAGACCCCGCTGGCGATCAGGTGCACGTCCCAGGGCGTCGTGTACACGAGGGCGACGACCGGTACGGCGAACAGCGCCGGCCAGGCGCGCCGGCCCAGCCGCGCCGCCGCCCCGCGCACCCCCGACGCCAGGATGAGCAGCGGAGGCAGGAGGAAGACCAGGTGGAACTGGAGATACGTCACAGGCGACGCCGGCTGAGGTCCTTGAGGAGCACGCGGGCGGCGTTGCGACCGGACGCCCCCATGATCCCGCCCCCCGGATGGGTGCTGGCGCCGGTCAGGTAGAGCCCCCGCACCGGAGCCCGGTACCCCGAAGCGCCGAGGAAGGGACGCAGCGCGAACATCTGGTCGATGCCCATCTCGAGGTGCATGACGTTGCCGTGGACGAGGCCCAGCTCGCGCTCCAGCCAGAGCGGGTGCTGGACCAGGCGTCCCACGATGCGATCCCGGGTCCCGGGTGCGTACCGCTCGAACGCATCGACGACCCCGTCGCCGACCCGCTCGCCGATGTCGTCCCAGGACGCGCCCCGGAGCGCGTAGGGGAAGTACTGGGCCCACAGCCAGAGCACTTCGCCGCCCGGCGGCGCCAGGCTGTCGTCCACGGCCGAGAAGCTCATGGCCACGAGCGGCGGGTCCCGGGCCGGCTCGCCCCGGAGGAAATCCGCATAGGCGGCGTCGATCTGGGCCCGGTCCCGGCACAGGAGCTGGAGGGCGATGCGTGCCTCGGGTCCGGGATGGGCCCGGTAGCGCACGGGGCCGTCCAGGGCCAGGCGGACGATCAGACCGAAGCCGTTCCCGACCCGGAGGCCCTTCACGGCGTCGGGGACGTGCTCCTCCGGCAGCAGACGGCCGAAGGTCTCCAGCACGTGTGCGCCCGACAGCACGGCGCGCGCGGTGACGGTCCGACCGCCGTCGACCTCGACGGCCACCGCCCGTCCCCCTTCCACGCAGATGCGCTCGACCGGGGTGGACGTGTGCACCGTCCCGCCGTGCGCCTCGATCGCGCGGGCCAGCGCCTGGGTCAGCACCCCGGACCCGCCGCGCGGCCGCGCGATGCCGCCCTCGTGGTACAGGGGCTGCCAGAGCACGAAGGGCGCGGAGACCGGCTCGGACGGGGGCGGTCCCGACTGGGCCGCCATCCAGACCAGCGGCGCCTTCAGACGCTCCTCGCGGAAGTACTCGTCCAGGACGGTGCCGTACGGCCGGAGGATGCGGGGCAGCGCCTTCGACCATTCGGAGCGCATGCCGCGCGTGAATACGAAGTGCTTCGCCAGGTCGAGGGGGCCCGGCGCGGACAGGAAGGCGTCCCGCACCATATGCGCGAACGGTCGCCATTCGTCCACGAAGGCGCGGTACGCCCTCCCTTCCCCGG
It contains:
- a CDS encoding acyl-CoA dehydrogenase, coding for MTTTAARPPWPDDRPELDPLLPILYVVWADGSLTADELERVRTRIRADVALSERDVSFVDAWLDPTQPPTPDELADVRERIRRLHPDGAAAGSLTGLGLAGAGAEAGGWSEPGARRALADVEALLGVAGGEAARALVADDARPDAPPRETAQSFDAAALHAYLDADHGALRRRLLTRMAHPDFRTDPDAPRADYRAQVLERVRTLAQEGWGALAFPAEYGGADDRAGAVAAFETLAFGDLSVLVKYGVQFGLFGGSILNLGTRRHHETFLRVTGTLDLPGCYAMSESRHGSNVRDVETTATYDAATQEFIVHTPHPLARKDWIGNAALHGRLATVFAQLISGGRRYGVHAFLVWIRDEAGRTLPGVTIEDCGAKVGLNGVDNGRISFDHVRISRDNLLDRFATMSPSGEYASPIASEGRRFFTMLGTLVAGRVSVAAAAVSASKSALAIGIRYAAYRRQFGPDGHAERPILDYLALQRTLLPRLATTYGLHFAVRDLQRRFATGGEDEQPEIEVLAAGLKAVASTHNLETLQACREACGGQGYLAENRFGRLRDDTDVFTTFEGANLVLLQLVAKGLLSQYRRDMGDLNVWGIVRHLAERAGTRMASLNPVTARRTDEDHLLDPDFHQAVLDWRAERLLSTVAARLKARIDDGTDSFDALNEVQDHVVELALAHMDRVILARFHEGVLRAPAPGLSEVLKTLYELYALSTLERHRGWFLESGLMEAGKTQAIRALVNARCRDLAEHAVLLVDAFGIPDALLEAPAAFMGRDARA
- a CDS encoding 5-(carboxyamino)imidazole ribonucleotide synthase; this translates as MRVGVLGGGQLGRMLALAGRPLGLTFRFFEAAARPPVSELGEIVRASWEDEPALDAFAEGLDVVTYEFENVPVHAARRLAERVPVRPTPDALAFAQDRVKEKQGLEAVDVPVAPWHPVDSAEDLSEAARALGLPVLLKTRRMGYDGKGQSALRAHGDVHSVWESLGGRPCIAERVVPFDRELSIVAVRALDGNVAFYPLVENHHEDGILRRTLAPAPGVTPALEETAQGYARALLERLDYVGVLAIELFQVGDTLLANEVAPRVHNSGHWSQDGAVTSQFENHLRAVTGLPLGSTALSAPRTVMTNLIGTLGDVRTVLAEAGAHLHLYDKTPRPGRKLGHVNRVG
- the purE gene encoding 5-(carboxyamino)imidazole ribonucleotide mutase, with protein sequence MQDAALVGVIMGSRSDWETLRHAVERLEELAVPHEVRVVSAHRTPDLLFEYAGGAEDRGLEVIIAGAGGAAHLPGMVASKTVLPVLGVPVESRALHGLDSLLSIVQMPGGVPVGTLAIGKAGAENAALLAAGILGIRHPEIRERVRAWRARRTEAVLADPDPTQPAP
- a CDS encoding NAD(P)/FAD-dependent oxidoreductase, translated to MKPRATDVDVAVVGAGHNALVAAAYLAQAGYSVAVFERRHVVGGAVATEEIVPGYRFDIGGSAHILIRLTPVVEELGLEAHGLEYLELDPLFFAPFEDDDHLFIHRDLERTVEHLETRLPGEGRAYRAFVDEWRPFAHMVRDAFLSAPGPLDLAKHFVFTRGMRSEWSKALPRILRPYGTVLDEYFREERLKAPLVWMAAQSGPPPSEPVSAPFVLWQPLYHEGGIARPRGGSGVLTQALARAIEAHGGTVHTSTPVERICVEGGRAVAVEVDGGRTVTARAVLSGAHVLETFGRLLPEEHVPDAVKGLRVGNGFGLIVRLALDGPVRYRAHPGPEARIALQLLCRDRAQIDAAYADFLRGEPARDPPLVAMSFSAVDDSLAPPGGEVLWLWAQYFPYALRGASWDDIGERVGDGVVDAFERYAPGTRDRIVGRLVQHPLWLERELGLVHGNVMHLEMGIDQMFALRPFLGASGYRAPVRGLYLTGASTHPGGGIMGASGRNAARVLLKDLSRRRL
- a CDS encoding lycopene cyclase domain-containing protein: MTYLQFHLVFLLPPLLILASGVRGAAARLGRRAWPALFAVPVVALVYTTPWDVHLIASGVWGYGPERVLGALWGVPYEEYAFFVLQPLLTGMIFYRFLARLLEESPWPPLERAPRVIKRAGVAVALAWTAIGAALLQREEGTYLGLILVWAVPMLGVLWALKGDLIWRWKAATLPGVVVPTLWLWIADRIAIADGIWTISERHTLGWNPAGLPVEEATFFLVTNVLVVFGLVLFLEPGLRHLASDAGAQPVQDEAQETA